A genomic stretch from Amia ocellicauda isolate fAmiCal2 chromosome 23, fAmiCal2.hap1, whole genome shotgun sequence includes:
- the olig3 gene encoding oligodendrocyte transcription factor 3 codes for MNSDSSSVSSRASSPDMDGMYLRDHHLQDGLLNSVSSTQNELLQKMANEHLGRNGDKSSGSSKYKLKKQASEQEMQQLRLKINGRERKRMHDLNLAMDGLREVMPYAHGPSVRKLSKIATLLLARNYILMLTSSLDEMKRLVGEIYGGHHSAFHCGSVGHGGSHTGHGGNPAHQVHPLLGSALSSTTSTSLSSALPGLTSIRTPHSLLKTPATPPLQLGSGFQHWAGLPCPCTICQVPPPHLSAITSSGLSRLSTENKEVLK; via the coding sequence ATGAATTCTGACTCCAGCTCTGTCTCCAGCAGAGCTTCCTCACCAGACATGGATGGGATGTACCTTCGAGATCATCACCTACAAGACGGGCTGCTCAACTCGGTGTCCTCCACCCAGAACGAGCTGCTGCAGAAGATGGCGAACGAGCACCTGGGCAGAAATGGCGACAAGTCTTCGGGATCGAGCAAGTATAAACTCAAGAAGCAGGCCTCGGAGCAAGAGATGCAGCAGCTCAGGCTTAAGATCAACGGGCGGGAACGGAAGCGGATGCACGACTTGAACCTGGCCATGGACGGGCTGCGAGAGGTGATGCCCTACGCGCACGGCCCCTCGGTGAGGAAGCTCTCCAAAATCGCCACCTTGCTGCTGGCCAGAAACTACATCTTGATGCTGACCAGCTCGCTGGACGAGATGAAGAGGCTGGTGGGCGAGATTTACGGTGGACACCACTCTGCCTTCCACTGTGGGTCAGTCGGTCACGGCGGCTCCCACACGGGACACGGCGGGAACCCTGCCCACCAGGTGCACCCGCTCCTGGGAAGCGCGCTGTCCTCCACCACGTCCACCTCCCTGTCCTCCGCTCTGCCCGGACTGACCTCCATCAGAACCCCCCATTCCTTGCTGAAGACTCCCGCTACACCTCCACTCCAGCTGGGCAGCGGTTTCCAGCACTGGGCAGGTTTACCTTGTCCGTGCACCATATGCCAGGTACCTCCTCCACACCTTTCTGCCATCACGTCCAGTGGTTTGTCAAGACTTTCAACCGAAAACAAGGAAGTACTGAAATAA